A window of the Agrococcus jejuensis genome harbors these coding sequences:
- a CDS encoding GntR family transcriptional regulator: MARDSGATALEGVRALAQGLAPGELLPAERALASQLGVARMTVRAAIDVLEREGLVRTRRGVGTERLAPPVSLQVRLRSFASAVREHGMRPETRVLSYVRSTERPAEVSAHLQLDDDAETVHLRRLRLGDDRPLALEDAWLPVSLVPQLDREAAEGSLYELLERLDLLPTEGVEVVTAALPSPEEIAVLEIAPTYPVLRLSRTAVSDGVPVEFSRVTFPADRYELTFPLAERLSLPLG; the protein is encoded by the coding sequence ATGGCACGGGACAGCGGGGCGACGGCGCTCGAGGGCGTGCGCGCCCTCGCGCAGGGGCTCGCGCCCGGCGAGCTGCTGCCGGCCGAGCGCGCGCTCGCCTCGCAGCTGGGCGTCGCACGCATGACGGTGCGCGCCGCGATCGACGTGCTCGAGCGCGAGGGCCTCGTGCGCACGCGACGCGGCGTCGGCACCGAGCGGCTCGCGCCGCCCGTGTCGCTGCAGGTGCGGCTGCGGTCGTTCGCGAGCGCCGTGCGCGAGCACGGCATGCGGCCCGAGACGCGCGTGCTGTCGTACGTGCGCAGCACCGAGCGGCCGGCGGAGGTGTCGGCGCACCTGCAGCTCGACGACGACGCCGAGACCGTGCACCTGCGCAGGCTGCGCCTCGGCGACGACCGCCCGCTCGCGCTCGAGGATGCGTGGCTGCCGGTGTCGCTCGTGCCGCAGCTCGATCGCGAGGCCGCCGAGGGCAGCCTCTACGAGCTGCTCGAGCGCCTCGACCTGCTGCCGACGGAGGGGGTGGAGGTCGTCACGGCGGCGCTGCCGAGCCCCGAGGAGATCGCGGTGCTCGAGATCGCGCCGACGTATCCGGTGCTGCGACTGTCGCGCACGGCGGTGTCCGATGGCGTGCCCGTGGAGTTCTCGCGCGTGACGTTCCCTGCCGATCGGTACGAGCTCACCTTCCCGCTCGCCGAGCGCCTGTCGCTGCCGCTCGGCTGA
- a CDS encoding ElyC/SanA/YdcF family protein — protein MPIVLATAIALVGCTDPASSEPAAGDEPTVEELFDAVDNASPTSERVDALTDIAMHYYWNGGDLSETEEEFFQGVTLHGDYDVVAEAMRQAVEIDPHDLDLRYGLASAQLLQDDVEASLETLDGILAIDPDAYDAHLRAAAYSSASGDDAGAAEHVAEMQRIDAERAADDVAALDSAAAASSLTLNEDVPADLPEQGHAFVVLGYALADDGTMEQTLIDRLEVALDAAEEYPESTLIVTGGVPQEGVTEATAMTEWLVEQGVDEDRIVPEALATDTVENALFSLQLAADHDVDTVTVISSASHMRRAITIFDEVADSLGPAMGLDVTGDDLTNVVAMDYDSADEAAEVTPQEQLVIYRDLLRASGVWAFPGLQR, from the coding sequence GTGCCCATCGTCTTGGCGACCGCCATCGCGCTCGTCGGCTGCACCGATCCCGCCAGCAGCGAGCCCGCCGCCGGCGACGAGCCCACCGTCGAGGAGCTGTTCGACGCCGTCGACAACGCCTCGCCCACCTCGGAGCGCGTGGACGCGCTCACCGACATCGCCATGCACTACTACTGGAACGGCGGCGACCTCTCGGAGACCGAGGAGGAGTTCTTCCAGGGCGTCACGCTGCACGGCGACTACGACGTCGTCGCCGAGGCCATGCGCCAGGCGGTCGAGATCGATCCGCACGACCTCGACCTGCGGTACGGGCTCGCCTCTGCGCAGCTGCTGCAGGATGACGTCGAGGCGTCGCTCGAGACGCTCGACGGCATCCTCGCGATCGACCCGGATGCGTACGACGCGCACCTGCGCGCCGCCGCCTACAGCAGCGCGTCGGGCGACGACGCCGGCGCCGCCGAGCACGTCGCCGAGATGCAGCGCATCGACGCCGAGCGGGCTGCCGACGACGTCGCCGCCCTCGACTCGGCGGCGGCCGCATCCTCGCTCACCCTGAACGAGGACGTGCCCGCCGACCTGCCGGAGCAGGGCCACGCATTCGTGGTGCTCGGCTATGCGCTCGCCGACGACGGCACGATGGAGCAGACGCTCATCGATCGGCTCGAGGTCGCGCTCGACGCTGCCGAGGAGTACCCGGAGTCGACGCTCATCGTGACGGGCGGCGTGCCGCAGGAGGGCGTGACCGAGGCGACCGCCATGACCGAGTGGCTCGTCGAGCAGGGCGTCGACGAGGACCGCATCGTGCCGGAGGCCCTCGCGACCGACACCGTCGAGAACGCGCTGTTCTCGCTGCAGCTCGCTGCCGACCACGACGTCGACACCGTCACCGTGATCTCGAGCGCATCGCACATGCGTCGCGCGATCACGATCTTCGACGAGGTCGCCGACTCCCTCGGCCCGGCCATGGGGCTCGACGTCACGGGCGACGACCTCACGAACGTCGTCGCGATGGACTACGACTCGGCCGACGAGGCCGCCGAGGTCACGCCGCAGGAGCAGCTCGTGATCTACCGCGACCTGCTGCGCGCGTCGGGGGTGTGGGCGTTCCCGGGGTTGCAGCGGTGA
- a CDS encoding response regulator transcription factor, with product MVRTRAARQTDVVTDPTTPPQRLTRADGSPIRALVVDDEPNLADLLRMALGTEGWDARVASNGQEALNLVREIEPDVVVLDWMMPGLDGMEVLRRLRDGGNDVPVLFLTAKDGVDDRIAGITAGGDDYVTKPFDLREVVARLRGMVKRRVGEPEHDSVLRVGDLTLDEETYEVARAGETIRLTAKEFELLRYLMRNQRRVLTRAQILENVWSYDFGGRSGVVEIYISYLRKKLDALGAPLIHTVRSVGYTIKPA from the coding sequence ATGGTGCGCACGCGCGCGGCGCGTCAGACTGACGTCGTGACCGATCCCACGACGCCCCCGCAGCGCCTCACCCGCGCCGACGGATCCCCCATCCGCGCCCTCGTCGTCGACGACGAGCCGAACCTCGCCGACCTGCTGCGCATGGCGCTGGGCACCGAGGGATGGGATGCGCGCGTGGCGTCGAACGGGCAGGAGGCGCTCAACCTCGTGCGCGAGATCGAGCCCGACGTCGTCGTGCTCGACTGGATGATGCCGGGCCTCGACGGCATGGAGGTGCTGCGGCGCCTGCGCGACGGCGGCAACGACGTGCCCGTGCTGTTCCTCACGGCCAAGGACGGCGTCGACGACCGCATCGCCGGCATCACCGCCGGCGGCGACGACTACGTGACGAAGCCGTTCGACCTGCGCGAGGTCGTCGCCCGCCTGCGCGGCATGGTCAAGCGGCGCGTGGGCGAGCCCGAGCACGACTCGGTGCTGCGCGTCGGCGACCTCACGCTCGACGAGGAGACGTACGAGGTCGCGCGGGCCGGCGAGACGATCCGCCTCACGGCGAAGGAGTTCGAGCTGCTGCGCTACCTCATGCGCAACCAGCGTCGCGTGCTCACGCGCGCGCAGATCCTCGAGAACGTGTGGTCGTACGACTTCGGCGGCCGGTCGGGCGTCGTCGAGATCTACATCTCGTACCTGCGCAAGAAGCTCGACGCGCTAGGCGCGCCGCTCATCCACACCGTGCGCTCGGTGGGCTACACGATCAAGCCGGCGTGA
- a CDS encoding DUF1579 family protein, giving the protein MANEHERLQAFIGDWSAEGTAYGADGDGAPWRSVHSARWHSGDRFVVQDERANGPFDTLSFLGWDQERETYFSWSVENHGFNREYLVTVDGDEWTLTGEQERATITFADDGRTQTHHWEFRPEGEWITLCDRVAHRVD; this is encoded by the coding sequence ATGGCGAACGAGCACGAGCGACTGCAGGCATTCATCGGCGACTGGTCGGCGGAGGGCACGGCGTACGGCGCTGATGGCGACGGTGCGCCCTGGCGCAGCGTCCACTCTGCACGATGGCACTCCGGCGACCGGTTCGTCGTGCAGGACGAGCGCGCGAACGGACCGTTCGACACCCTCTCGTTCCTCGGCTGGGATCAAGAGCGCGAGACGTACTTCTCATGGAGCGTCGAGAACCACGGCTTCAATCGCGAGTACCTCGTGACGGTGGACGGCGACGAGTGGACGCTCACGGGCGAGCAGGAGCGCGCGACGATCACGTTCGCCGACGACGGCCGCACGCAGACGCACCACTGGGAGTTCCGGCCGGAGGGCGAGTGGATCACGCTCTGCGATCGCGTCGCGCATCGCGTGGACTGA
- a CDS encoding sensor histidine kinase gives MLRSWTLRRRLVVGVALLALVAFLVAGVGTVLALRASLLDRLDEDVRMGVMLAGGPGGGPSQGPGQGPEQRLGTLQLVVDASGTPTTASYVADDGTTSSLTATQIERLLEVTADADPVTVDLGGTLGTMRVAAAEQDGATIVAGQSMDDLDATSGALVGILVAVMGGTLVLLALAIGWLVRRSLQPLERVAATAERVAARPLSEGAVSVPERAAVDEDPRTEVGRVGASLDRLLDHVETSLTARQASEERLRRFVADASHELRTPLASVRGYAQLARAEDAPRTATQERALDRIESEASRMGVLVDDLLLLARLDAGQSLRDEPVDLPLLVVDAVGDAHAVDPSHGWLVDVGDPVQVRGDEARLRQVLANLLANARIHTPAGTTVQTSIAVEGADAVVTVVDDGPGIAPELLPRLFDRFARGDDARTRTEGSTGLGLSISRAIVEAHGGTLTVESAPGRTAFALRLPIAD, from the coding sequence ATGCTGCGTTCGTGGACGCTGCGGCGCCGCCTCGTCGTGGGCGTGGCGCTGCTCGCGCTCGTCGCGTTCCTCGTGGCGGGCGTCGGCACGGTGCTCGCGCTGCGGGCGTCGCTGCTCGACCGGCTCGACGAGGACGTGCGGATGGGCGTCATGCTCGCGGGCGGACCGGGCGGCGGGCCCTCGCAGGGACCTGGTCAGGGGCCAGAGCAGCGGCTCGGCACGTTGCAGCTCGTCGTCGACGCGAGCGGCACGCCGACCACTGCGTCGTACGTCGCCGACGACGGCACGACGTCGTCGCTCACCGCGACGCAGATCGAGCGGCTGCTCGAGGTGACGGCGGATGCGGATCCCGTGACGGTCGACCTGGGCGGCACGCTCGGCACCATGCGCGTCGCGGCGGCCGAGCAGGACGGCGCGACGATCGTCGCCGGCCAGTCGATGGATGACCTCGACGCCACGAGCGGCGCGCTCGTGGGCATCCTCGTGGCCGTGATGGGCGGCACGCTCGTGCTGCTCGCCCTCGCGATCGGCTGGCTCGTGCGGCGGTCGCTGCAGCCGCTCGAGCGGGTCGCCGCCACGGCCGAGCGCGTCGCGGCGAGGCCGCTGTCGGAGGGCGCCGTGTCGGTGCCCGAGCGCGCCGCCGTCGACGAGGATCCGCGCACCGAGGTCGGTCGCGTCGGCGCCTCGCTCGACCGGCTGCTCGACCACGTCGAGACGTCGCTCACGGCGCGGCAGGCGAGCGAGGAGCGTCTGCGGCGGTTCGTGGCGGATGCGAGCCACGAGCTGCGCACGCCGCTCGCGTCGGTGCGCGGCTACGCGCAGCTCGCACGCGCCGAGGATGCGCCGCGCACCGCCACGCAGGAGCGCGCGCTCGACCGCATCGAGTCGGAGGCGTCGCGCATGGGCGTGCTCGTGGACGACCTGCTGCTGCTCGCGCGGCTCGACGCCGGCCAGTCGCTGCGCGACGAGCCCGTCGACCTGCCGCTGCTCGTCGTCGACGCCGTCGGCGACGCCCACGCCGTCGATCCGTCGCACGGGTGGCTCGTCGACGTCGGCGACCCCGTGCAGGTGCGCGGCGACGAGGCGAGGCTGCGGCAGGTGCTCGCGAACCTGCTCGCGAACGCCCGCATCCACACGCCCGCCGGCACGACGGTGCAGACGTCGATCGCCGTCGAGGGGGCGGATGCGGTCGTGACGGTCGTCGACGACGGCCCGGGCATCGCGCCCGAGCTGCTGCCGCGGCTGTTCGACCGCTTCGCGCGCGGCGACGACGCTCGCACGCGCACCGAGGGGTCGACCGGCCTCGGCCTCTCGATCTCGCGGGCGATCGTCGAGGCGCACGGCGGCACGCTCACGGTCGAGAGCGCCCCGGGACGCACGGCGTTCGCGCTGCGCCTGCCGATCGCCGACTGA
- the nagE gene encoding N-acetylglucosamine-specific PTS transporter subunit IIBC, with translation MKFFQRLGKSLMLPIAVLPVAAILSGIGYWITTAAGENVASAFFAAAGGALLDNLPLLFAIGVAFGMASKSDGTAALAGLVSYLVITRLLSPDTVAGLTGVDVEATNPAFGNIENAFIGILAGLIGAVCFDRFKDVQLPTALSFFSGKRSVAIVTAGASLVVALVLFFVWPIVFGGLVGFGELLLGLGPVGAGIYGFFNRLLIPTGLHHALNSVFWFDVAGINDLGNFLNNTGTYGVTGQYMSGFFPIMMFGLPGAALAMYLTAKTTRRKVTAGILISAAFASFFVGVTEPLEFAFMFLAPPLYVLHALFTGISMAIAAALPVRMGFGFSGGFIDLVLNWVNPMAQNPWILLLMGVAWFLIYFVAFYFIIKRFDLKTPGREDEEIGVEGAVGQSKFLAQASAILDGLGGKGNVLDLDNCATRLRMEIADVSKVDDAAIRRAGAAGVMKPGGRSVQVIYGLEVQFVKDAMEDLIAGRVAPPSDAEVEAVVETAAPAAGGVATATVVTVRQPVEGRIVPLTEVPDATFAEGIMGPGVAIEPTGGVVVAPADGTVAHVFPTGHAVAMVLSDGTELLVHVGIDTVQMQGDGFTTLVAVGDEVTEGTPLLEFDAAKIRAAGHPTVTPVILLNGGDAELRLR, from the coding sequence ATGAAGTTCTTCCAGAGGCTGGGCAAGTCGCTCATGCTGCCCATCGCGGTCCTGCCGGTCGCAGCCATCCTGTCCGGCATCGGCTACTGGATCACCACCGCCGCAGGCGAGAACGTCGCCTCCGCATTCTTCGCCGCCGCAGGTGGCGCGCTGCTCGACAACCTGCCGCTGCTCTTCGCCATCGGCGTCGCGTTCGGCATGGCGTCGAAGTCCGACGGCACCGCCGCCCTCGCTGGCCTCGTCTCCTACCTCGTCATCACGCGCCTGCTGTCGCCCGACACCGTCGCCGGGCTGACCGGCGTCGACGTCGAGGCCACGAACCCCGCGTTCGGCAACATCGAGAACGCGTTCATCGGCATCCTCGCCGGCCTCATCGGCGCAGTGTGCTTCGACCGCTTCAAGGACGTGCAGCTGCCGACGGCCCTGTCGTTCTTCTCGGGCAAGCGCTCCGTCGCCATCGTCACGGCCGGCGCCTCGCTCGTCGTGGCACTCGTGCTGTTCTTCGTCTGGCCGATCGTGTTCGGCGGCCTCGTCGGCTTCGGCGAGCTGCTGCTGGGCCTCGGCCCGGTCGGCGCCGGCATCTACGGCTTCTTCAACCGCCTGCTCATCCCCACGGGTCTGCACCACGCGCTGAACTCGGTGTTCTGGTTCGACGTCGCCGGCATCAACGACCTCGGCAACTTCCTCAACAACACCGGCACCTACGGCGTCACCGGCCAGTACATGTCGGGCTTCTTCCCGATCATGATGTTCGGCCTGCCGGGCGCCGCCCTCGCGATGTACCTCACGGCCAAGACCACGCGCCGCAAGGTGACCGCCGGCATCCTCATCTCGGCCGCGTTCGCGTCGTTCTTCGTGGGCGTCACCGAGCCGCTCGAGTTCGCGTTCATGTTCCTCGCGCCGCCGCTGTACGTGCTGCACGCCCTGTTCACGGGCATCTCGATGGCCATCGCCGCCGCGCTGCCGGTGCGCATGGGCTTCGGCTTCTCGGGCGGCTTCATCGACCTCGTGCTCAACTGGGTCAACCCGATGGCGCAGAACCCGTGGATCCTGCTGCTCATGGGCGTCGCGTGGTTCCTCATCTACTTCGTCGCGTTCTACTTCATCATCAAGCGCTTCGACCTCAAGACCCCCGGCCGCGAGGACGAGGAGATCGGCGTCGAGGGCGCCGTCGGCCAGTCGAAGTTCCTCGCGCAGGCGTCGGCCATCCTCGACGGCCTCGGCGGCAAGGGCAACGTGCTCGACCTCGACAACTGCGCCACGCGCCTCCGCATGGAGATCGCCGACGTGTCGAAGGTCGACGACGCAGCCATCCGCCGCGCGGGTGCCGCGGGCGTCATGAAGCCCGGTGGCAGGTCGGTGCAGGTCATCTACGGCCTCGAGGTGCAGTTCGTGAAGGATGCGATGGAGGACCTCATCGCCGGCCGCGTCGCCCCGCCGTCGGATGCGGAGGTCGAGGCCGTCGTCGAGACCGCCGCACCCGCCGCGGGTGGCGTCGCGACCGCGACCGTCGTGACGGTGCGCCAGCCCGTCGAGGGCCGCATCGTGCCGCTGACCGAGGTGCCGGATGCGACCTTCGCCGAGGGCATCATGGGCCCCGGCGTCGCGATCGAGCCGACCGGTGGCGTCGTCGTGGCGCCCGCCGACGGCACCGTCGCGCACGTGTTCCCCACGGGCCACGCGGTCGCGATGGTGCTGAGCGACGGCACCGAGCTGCTCGTGCACGTCGGCATCGACACCGTGCAGATGCAGGGCGACGGCTTCACGACGCTCGTCGCCGTCGGCGACGAGGTCACCGAGGGCACCCCGCTGCTCGAGTTCGACGCCGCCAAGATCCGCGCCGCCGGCCACCCGACCGTGACGCCCGTGATCCTGCTGAACGGCGGCGACGCGGAGCTGCGACTGCGGTAG
- a CDS encoding SDR family oxidoreductase has protein sequence MQIRESVAVVTGANRGIGAEFVRQLLERGATTVYAGARDASAIAVDDPRVVPVTLDVTDPDQVAAVAALATDATLVVNNAGIAAPVPLVTGDLADIRSQLETNAFGPLHMARAFAPTLAAAGGGAILNVLSASSWVAFPGGTTYGVSKAAAWSLTDGLRNELAEQGTQVVALHMGLVDTDMSRSLPGDRIPVSQVVTAALDGLERGDAEVLADEPAKVAKASLALEPTARYAQLLAAFA, from the coding sequence GTGCAGATCCGAGAGTCCGTCGCCGTCGTCACCGGAGCCAACCGGGGCATCGGCGCAGAGTTCGTCCGCCAGCTGCTCGAGCGCGGCGCCACCACGGTCTACGCCGGCGCTCGCGACGCATCCGCCATCGCCGTCGACGACCCGCGCGTCGTGCCCGTGACGCTCGACGTCACCGATCCCGACCAGGTCGCCGCCGTCGCCGCGCTCGCGACCGACGCGACCCTCGTCGTCAACAACGCCGGCATCGCAGCGCCCGTGCCGCTCGTCACCGGCGACCTCGCCGACATCCGCAGCCAGCTCGAGACCAACGCGTTCGGCCCGCTGCACATGGCGCGCGCGTTCGCGCCGACGCTCGCCGCGGCAGGCGGCGGCGCGATCCTCAACGTGCTGTCGGCATCGTCGTGGGTCGCGTTCCCCGGCGGCACCACCTACGGCGTCTCGAAGGCGGCCGCATGGAGCCTCACCGACGGGCTCCGCAACGAGCTCGCCGAGCAGGGCACCCAGGTCGTCGCGCTGCACATGGGCCTCGTGGACACCGACATGTCGAGGAGCCTCCCCGGCGACCGCATCCCGGTCTCGCAGGTCGTGACCGCGGCCCTCGACGGCCTCGAGCGCGGCGACGCCGAGGTGCTCGCCGACGAGCCCGCCAAGGTCGCGAAGGCGAGCCTCGCGCTCGAGCCCACCGCGCGCTACGCGCAGCTGCTCGCCGCGTTCGCCTGA
- a CDS encoding DUF3500 domain-containing protein yields the protein MLKTIRRTAWVASSMLVAGLVLAGCSTAQVAATTSTSSTGSSETTTTTTTDASTTDATTTAETIADTSAAVEAFLATLTAEQRETVLYDYDDETKTTSWSNFPVTFVQRAGLDLDDLTDEQQAAAMAVLEALLSDEAYATVTGIMGGDEYLLEHSSSTETSLGQYYLAIFGDATSGTAYEVQFGGHHLGINATLDASADAITFAPTHLGVQPAVYTAADGTEVQPFDGIYTDAFAFFDSLTAEQQATLTSGDVTMCAPGDECDFETGSGLTGADLTDEQRTLLLDLLANWVGMADEQTTADALAAIEATLDDTVIAWSGETTYDMTQGDGISFSISGPNVYVAFQAQQGSAGADVDGVTTSGWGHVHTIYRDPTNDYANSVEQQAATGGMGGVPSAP from the coding sequence ATGCTGAAGACGATTCGACGAACGGCCTGGGTGGCCTCCTCGATGCTCGTGGCGGGCCTCGTGCTCGCCGGATGCTCGACGGCGCAGGTCGCCGCGACCACGAGCACGAGCTCGACGGGCTCGAGCGAGACGACGACCACGACGACGACCGACGCGAGCACGACGGATGCGACGACGACGGCCGAGACGATCGCCGACACGTCGGCGGCGGTGGAGGCGTTCCTCGCGACGCTCACGGCCGAGCAGCGCGAGACCGTGCTGTACGACTACGACGACGAGACGAAGACGACCTCGTGGTCGAACTTCCCCGTCACGTTCGTGCAGCGCGCCGGGCTCGACCTCGACGACCTCACCGACGAGCAGCAGGCGGCCGCGATGGCGGTGCTCGAGGCGCTGCTGAGCGACGAGGCGTACGCGACGGTCACGGGCATCATGGGCGGCGACGAGTACCTGCTCGAGCACAGCTCCAGCACCGAGACCTCGCTCGGGCAGTACTACCTGGCGATCTTCGGCGACGCGACGAGCGGCACGGCGTACGAGGTGCAGTTCGGCGGCCACCACCTTGGCATCAACGCGACGCTCGACGCATCCGCCGACGCCATCACGTTCGCGCCGACGCACCTGGGCGTGCAGCCCGCCGTCTACACGGCGGCCGACGGCACCGAGGTGCAGCCGTTCGACGGCATCTACACCGACGCGTTCGCGTTCTTCGACAGCCTCACCGCCGAGCAGCAGGCGACGCTGACGTCGGGCGACGTCACGATGTGCGCGCCGGGCGACGAGTGCGACTTCGAGACCGGCTCGGGCCTCACGGGCGCCGACCTCACCGACGAGCAGCGCACGCTGCTGCTCGACCTGCTCGCGAACTGGGTCGGCATGGCCGACGAGCAGACGACGGCGGATGCGCTCGCCGCGATCGAGGCGACGCTCGACGACACGGTGATCGCGTGGTCGGGCGAGACGACGTACGACATGACGCAGGGCGACGGCATCTCGTTCTCGATCTCGGGGCCGAACGTGTACGTGGCGTTCCAGGCGCAGCAGGGCTCCGCGGGCGCCGACGTCGACGGCGTCACGACCTCGGGCTGGGGCCACGTGCACACCATCTACCGCGACCCGACGAACGACTACGCGAACAGCGTCGAGCAGCAGGCGGCGACGGGCGGCATGGGTGGCGTGCCGAGCGCGCCGTAG
- a CDS encoding TetR/AcrR family transcriptional regulator produces MAGRPRGFDRDDALDVAVRGFWRDGYDETTVATLTKAMGISAPSLYAAFGDKDRLFAEAAACYADSATAELERQLSHESTSDAIASILRGCMTAYTDPDTPQGCFVLTEPRLADRRRDMASRIAARIERGIAEGDVPASTDAHGTADLVLAVLGGMSTRARDGGSAGEVAAIGELALATLPLRA; encoded by the coding sequence ATGGCAGGCAGGCCCAGAGGATTCGATCGCGACGACGCGCTCGACGTCGCCGTGCGCGGCTTCTGGCGCGACGGCTACGACGAGACCACCGTCGCCACGCTCACGAAGGCCATGGGCATCTCGGCGCCGAGCCTCTACGCCGCGTTCGGCGACAAGGACCGCCTGTTCGCCGAGGCCGCCGCGTGCTACGCCGACTCGGCGACCGCCGAGCTCGAGCGGCAGCTGTCGCACGAGTCCACGAGCGACGCGATCGCGAGCATCCTGCGCGGCTGCATGACCGCGTACACCGATCCCGACACCCCGCAGGGCTGCTTCGTGCTCACCGAGCCGCGCCTCGCCGATCGCCGACGCGACATGGCGAGCCGCATCGCCGCGCGCATCGAGCGCGGCATCGCCGAGGGCGACGTGCCGGCAAGCACCGACGCGCACGGCACCGCCGACCTCGTACTCGCAGTGCTCGGCGGCATGTCGACTCGAGCGCGCGACGGCGGCTCCGCCGGCGAGGTCGCGGCGATCGGCGAGCTCGCGCTCGCCACCCTCCCCCTGCGCGCCTGA
- a CDS encoding iron chaperone has protein sequence MSAADVDAYIAGFPPEIAERLTLVREALLRAVPGADEVIRYDIAAVMLGGRYAIHYAGWRQHVGLYPVPVLDHELEEEVAPLRSGKDSVVLKHRQPLPVDLVERVAQAIVAMRAAEG, from the coding sequence ATGAGCGCAGCCGACGTCGACGCGTACATCGCGGGCTTCCCACCCGAGATCGCCGAACGCCTCACGCTCGTGCGCGAGGCGCTGCTGCGCGCGGTGCCGGGCGCCGACGAGGTCATCCGGTACGACATCGCCGCCGTGATGCTCGGCGGCAGGTACGCCATCCACTACGCCGGCTGGCGGCAGCACGTGGGCCTCTACCCCGTGCCCGTGCTCGACCACGAGCTCGAGGAGGAGGTCGCGCCGCTGCGCTCGGGCAAGGACTCGGTCGTGCTGAAGCACCGCCAGCCGCTGCCCGTCGACCTCGTGGAGCGAGTGGCGCAGGCGATCGTGGCGATGCGGGCGGCGGAGGGGTAG